Proteins encoded within one genomic window of Micromonospora halotolerans:
- a CDS encoding putative glycolipid-binding domain-containing protein, translated as MPKSLFWTRTDTAGSEHVVLDDRQGLTAQGVALAVDPIPYTCRYQLTVGADWSTNRLEVTAEGAGWSRSVRLERGGDGWRVRTGEEGDLDAALRAAGHPPAGLPGTDDPGRLDEALDVDLGGSPLTNTLPVRRLDLGRAPADQPRTVTVAWVLLPGLAVLPAEQVYSSLGPGRVRYVSDSFTADLDVDQEGYVVRYPGLAERIDPR; from the coding sequence ATGCCGAAGTCGCTGTTCTGGACCCGGACCGACACCGCCGGCTCGGAGCACGTGGTGCTCGACGACCGGCAGGGGCTGACCGCGCAGGGCGTGGCGCTGGCCGTCGACCCCATCCCGTACACCTGCCGCTACCAGCTCACGGTGGGCGCGGACTGGTCGACCAACCGGCTGGAGGTCACCGCGGAGGGCGCGGGCTGGTCGCGGAGCGTACGCCTGGAACGGGGCGGGGACGGGTGGCGGGTGCGCACCGGCGAGGAGGGTGACCTGGACGCGGCGTTGCGCGCGGCCGGGCATCCGCCGGCCGGGCTGCCGGGCACCGACGACCCGGGCCGGCTGGACGAGGCGCTCGACGTCGACCTGGGCGGCTCACCGCTGACCAACACCCTGCCGGTCCGCCGGCTCGACCTGGGTCGGGCCCCGGCCGACCAGCCGCGCACCGTGACCGTCGCGTGGGTGCTGCTGCCCGGCCTGGCGGTCCTTCCCGCCGAGCAGGTCTACAGCTCGCTCGGCCCGGGCCGGGTCCGCTACGTCAGCGACTCCTTCACCGCCGACCTGGACGTGGACCAGGAGGGTTACGTGGTGCGTTACCCGGGGCTGGCGGAGCGGATCGACCCGCGCTGA